The window TACcaacctcaaaatctccaatgaAGGAGCCAATATCACAAGTTCACAACAGAATTGACAATTGAAAGTACCAGTAATATATTCTTTGTAACATGACGGGGTCCAAGGGAACCAATGATAGTATGAGTTGTTCATTCAAACTTGCGCAAGGTAATCATTGGTAACCAGTCACACCCAGCCTTGACCTTGTTTAGCACCCAGACATCCAGGACTGCCCTCTTGCTCATGTCTGCCGCTTTCTACAGAATTCACAATTAGACACTTGCTAGATTATGTGACCAGTAATAGTCGACTTCTCAGAATCAACAAGCCCAATGTACACTATATTGACGTGAAATTTCTTTTTGCAAAGGATGAAATATGAAGAGAAAAACTGCAAACAACCAGGATTGATTTAACAATCAAAACATGCCACACAAAAGATGTTCAAACTTTACACCCCAAAAAATTTCCACAAAACATATCATAAATGTAAAGTATTAGTACTAAACAACAGCATATCCTAGATGGATGACTGCTTGAATTAGAAAACCCAAGTTTTGTAGATGAATATTCAGACATTAATCAGCTCGACATGACAAATCCAACtttcaattaatatatttgagatATTATACCTATCATGctggaaaaaaatttaaataattaagtaaaaGAGTAGTAATTGAGATTGCATTAAGCACAACAAAATGCAATAGTTTAGAACACTTACGATGACAGATTGAAAATGTCAACTTATAAATTCAAACCAATCTTGCAAAATCACTATGATTGTTAATATTATAGCAAAAACAGGAACAACATATGCCAGAAACCACATTTTAACTGCGAACGGGAGAAATTTGTAGTTCTTGTCTCTTTGGCTATGCCAACCGAGCCACCCAAGAAATATCCCTTTCAGATTGACTTTATGCATGTCATTAGAGGGAAAAGAATGCTAAAAACGAACTACACGTGTATATCACCAATAAAAACACCACAAACTCAAAAGAAAAACAGCGACACATAGAAACTTCCTTACAAACAGACATTGACAATAAATTTGCAGAATTGCCTTCCTAAACATACTGCAGCCTAATCTAGAGTGTTTACTAAACTTGACAATAAGAGTGGAGGAGAAGGATGGTCTGGAGAGTTTTGTAGTGCAAAAATGTATTTTGGCCGCGCTTGCGGTAACGGTCATGATCATGTGTTAACGGGGAGGATGCGGTCGTCTTACCCACCAAATAGGCAAATATCGACAGAGACTAAGAGATATCTTTCGAACTGGCCGAAACTCGGTATAGAATCATTTCAAGTGATACTTCCAATAAAGATTCCCTTATCAATGATATTTCTGTAAGACTTAAAACCCTTTTAAATAGAAGATGTTTCAGAAGAAAAAGGTTAGAACTCTTTTTAGTCCTTAAAAACTAAATGGTGATTAGTAACTTGGATGCCTCAAATTAGAGCCCATTAGTGACTTGTAttcctttacatgaaaatagaATCTGATTTGAGGCAGATGATatttaaaacaaattatatcAAAATCTTACACAAAGTGGATGCAGTATAGCATGCTTAGTGATAAAATTACCCACTCTAAACACAACCCAATTAAGCCTATTTTTGCTCTTCTGTTATTAAGACGTTAGTAGTTCTCTATCTCCGAAAATCTCACACATAATTCAATTCAGCGAACCAATTTCTTAAAATGACGCTGTTTTAATGGTTAATCTTGAGATAGTTACAAGTTCCAAATGCTTCATCTGTGCGACTTTACTTGTCTAACCAAATTAGTTTTGAATGAGAACTAAAACTCAAATGACAGAACCAGACAGAAATCTAGAATACAACAATCAAACTGAATAACAAAGCATCAACATAGTTGCAAGACTGAATCTCTTATAAGCATAATTTTTTCACAAAAACTGAAAATCGAATACCACTTTCAACTTTTATAAGAGAAGTGGAGAGGTAAATTCTAAACCCTCTGAGCTAGAGCTAGCAACAGATAGCCCTAATCCATTAAACACATAATGCAATGGTTCCAGAGGTTATCAATCTTACCTGCGTCTGAACCATCACCACGACATCCACGTATTTAGCTTTTAAACTTCCAAAAAAGTGTTTGGACACTGTTCAACGCTGCCTCACAAAAGCACTTCAGTCAGGAACTTAATGACTTCCCTAGCAAAATTCAatactgaaaaaaaaaacatatgggTATAGAATCATACTTCAGCTAAGTGTAAAAAAATATGCATTGCTGTTGATTTGCCTGAAACACTGAAATTCATTCCTAAGTATGCCACAGGCAGCACTAGCAATCACCTTCAGCAGAAGTCTTGTTCTCCAAAAGAAACTAGTAATGATATGCCTTACCCAAAAGGATTCTCCAGTATTGACATCTCAAAGTCAAATAGGATTCTCTTTGATATCCCAAAGTCAAATAATATTCTCTCGTATTTTAATCTTACAGTCAAATAGGTTGATGACTCAGCAAATAAAGAAGCCACAGACTGCCAAAAGATACTGGACAATTCTAATGCAGAAATTTTTTCATTCTAATCTTTGAATGGAGTTTCCTTGCAACTTTCCTGAATCCTGAATCACGAATGCCTCTAATAACTGCTCGCTCAGCAGATTTTAATATGTTCATTCCATTCTTTAGACAAGATAACAAGAGTCTGGATGCACTCCAGAACTTTCTTTCTCTACAAAGATTGTGCACCATGGAGGAGTAAGTAAATTCATCCTTCATCTTCATTAACTTAAAAAGTTCCATCGCATGTTTCCCATGGCCAGATTTGTACATTGCATCAAGCAAGCTATTGAAAGCCACCATATTTGTATGAAAGCCTATTGAACACATTAATTGTAAATGTTTCTTAGCCCCCTCAATATTCCCTGCCTTACAAAGCCCATCTATCAAAATGGTATGAGTATAGATGTCACATTCTAAACCTTCTTTCTCAATCTTATGCAGCAATTCATATATAGCCTCAAACTTCCCCTCTTTACagcaaatatacattaaagtattaTAAGACACAATGTCAAGTGCAACTCCACTTTTTGAAATAGCTTCCATACAAACATTTGCCTCTTTAAGCCTTCCTCTCTTAGCAAGAGCCCCTGCAACTGTGCAATATGCAAAGGCATCAAATGTATAACCTTTGCTCTTCATCTCGTAGAAAACCTCTAAGCCTTCATCAAATTTTCTACACCtaaaacaacatttcattactgTAGTGTAAGTGATAGCATTGGGTTTGTAACCTGTATCACCAAGCTCTTTCAGAACCCACCTAGCTTCCTTCAACCTACTCGCTTTGCATAGCCCATTAATAAGTATATTATATGTTATCAAATCAAATTCCCAGCCATGACGCTTCAGGTTCCTATACAACATTAGGGCATTATCAGAATACCCAGTCTTACATAGGCCATTAAGTAATGTGTTGAAACTAGTTCTATCGGGACAGagattattaagaataatatcaCGGAAAACCCTATACGCTTCATCTGGTTTTCCAAATCTAAAAAAGCAATGCATTAATGTATTATAACTCCATACATCTGGTGAAATACCCGAATTCAGCATTTCATCAAATATATCAAGGGATAGTGACAGTTGGCATTGCCTGCTGGCACCGGCTAACAATGAATTAAAAGTCACTATATTAGGCTTAATACCTGCAACTTGCATTCTACGAACGACAGCATAAGCTACATCAATGCCTACGAACCGGCAATAAGCATCAACAAGGGCATTATAAGTCACAACATCCGGGAGAACCCCTAACCGTATACCATCAATTATAACTGCTTCTGCTTTgtccagtttttttaatttacataaagTAGATATGCATATATTCAACAGTCTAGTGGACAACCTGCAAGACATGCTCCAAGTAGATGGAACGAACCTGCAAAATTTCAGGAATTCAGGTCTCACAAATCCACCAAGGATTCAATTACAATGAACACATACATCCAACCTTCAAAATTCAACCAGAAACCATAAACTGCTTGCCAAATTGTAAGAATGAACTAAGATATATTACTAATTTCAATCCCACTAGTGGAGCTATTAGTGGGCGAAGGTTGGTCACTTCCCTAAAAAATCTGTAATAATAGTGTCTGTCTATTTGGCCTATCAATTATTTTAACTCTATATTTGAGTATAGATAATCTTTGTGTATTCCGTTCCCAAGTAAATTTTTCGTTACCATCTAACAACTATTAGTAtatctgaaaattttaaacctttTCTAAAGTTTTTATGTCATCCTATTCGACTGCCAGTTATAAGTTCATCAAAGCCATCTCCATTCCCTGATTCACAATTAGAGCCTCTAAACTCCTCTCCTCTAAAAGAAAATTCttacattaaaattaaacaaaaatgctAATCAATCATAAGAATTTACTCAAAATAGAAACAAAATTGCAGCACACGgatatttcattatatttacGACTTTGTAACATAtcagattttcataataaattTCGAAGaacaaaattacaatttaaaagGAGAagaattaaacacaaaaaatagATCTAGAGAAAAATAACATACTCAAGCTAGCTTGAACTCAAACCACATTGTTCATTCCCATGGAAGCTTTGTTGAGATAGAGACGAAATCGcggaatttcattgattatcTCATTCTATTTTGCATATTTATAGCCCTATATCAAACCCAAATTTAGAAATTTAACACCAATTAAACCAAAAACCGTAAATTGATTAACCCTAAAAtgaatcatgattcatgaatgAACAAAGTCAAGAAACAATGTTTAACAattaacattaacaaaaaagaaaaatctatatTAAATAAACAATTGAAATTCAAACTTTTAGAGAAAgaatcaaagaaagaaaaggaaaaatgaaTGAGAAATGGTGGGAGGCTGGGGCGACTCACGACTGGGTCCTGGGAAGAGAAGGCTGCACTGAACTGTGATGGGCCGGTGGAGTCTTCCGGCTGCAGTGATGGCGTCTGTGGGAGTGTGGGGCCGGTTCCCGGCTGCCGGCTGGATATGATTAATAAATATGGTTGAAAGGGCTTTGAACAGGGTTTGTTAATTGAGTGCGTCTAAACTGTGAAGTCTAAACACACTATCGGGAGTATCAAGTGAACTACAAGTCTACAAGTATAAGTGTATAACACTACCAAAGCCTAACAAGCAGGAGTTACCTAAATAACCTAAGCAAGAGCTCAAGTCAATATCGTCAATTTGTCATATCCAATACATCTCGTCATTAAAAGTTATGATCGGGTtttgaaaattacaattaggGCTTGAAAAAGTTTGAAAGAGAACATATAATACCCTTATAAAAGGAAAGAAGAAAGTTGCGGTTTGTAGACCTTAATCGTAAGCCAAAATTCAAATCTAATCTAATCAGACTATTCatcaattttcaacattataataaaacaaatttagatTTCAGGTTGGGTTTAAAATTCGCTGTCATATCAATAACTACTATGTCGTagaaactattattttttataaaactaataaactaattatttttattagtagtaACAACTCATTATTTACTTTAAATGACAACCATTATAGAACTTACGCAAAAGCCTTTTCTATTAGATGCATCAAGATCATAGGCATACAACAAAATAAAGGCGCATAAGTTACAATGGCTATTCATGGTGTTTTTGGTCAATGGTCATATGATCTTAGTTATCAATGCTTCACACGAAGTAGGGAAAGGAAAGGGCAGTCACTTCTCACCATTCACAATCGGACATCGACAAGGCGACACTAACAACCAACGCAGAAAACTTGTAAAACAAACTCCCTCCATCTCATTTCATTTACTATATTTGCTACAAAAAGCTCACATAAGAGATGCAAATATGGCAATCTGATCGAGATAACATCAGGTTATACGTTATCATTATTTAGCCACAACATCTCCTCACTAGAAGATGAAGAATCACCATATGCATTTTCATTATTTCAGATCGACTAAAAATGTAGCAGGGAAACAAATTATACAATCTCGCTAACTTCACGAAGTAAAGTTGGAAGGACCAAGTTCGGTTATACAAGTAAAAAGATCGGAACAGACATAAGAACTAGTCAAACAGATATCGATTTATGATGGCTTGTAGTATTTTGTAGGAACAAATGGCATTTTGGTAACCACTCCTTCATAAGACTTTCCTCGTACTAGAATGTTAACTTTCGTGCCTGCCTTGTGGTTCCCGGACTTCACATAACCCATAGCTATGTTCTTCTTAAGGCAAGGGCTAAATCCCCCACTTGTGATTTCGCCAATGTTATCGCCTTTTTCATTCTGAATTTCACTGTGACTTCTAGCAGGTGGCCCGGAAGAGATAACCCCTACACGCCTTTTTGGAGGGCCATCGACAATTTGTTTGAGTATCACTTCTGCGCCAAGGAAACCACCTTCT of the Amaranthus tricolor cultivar Red isolate AtriRed21 chromosome 6, ASM2621246v1, whole genome shotgun sequence genome contains:
- the LOC130815430 gene encoding putative pentatricopeptide repeat-containing protein At4g17915 gives rise to the protein MSCRLSTRLLNICISTLCKLKKLDKAEAVIIDGIRLGVLPDVVTYNALVDAYCRFVGIDVAYAVVRRMQVAGIKPNIVTFNSLLAGASRQCQLSLSLDIFDEMLNSGISPDVWSYNTLMHCFFRFGKPDEAYRVFRDIILNNLCPDRTSFNTLLNGLCKTGYSDNALMLYRNLKRHGWEFDLITYNILINGLCKASRLKEARWVLKELGDTGYKPNAITYTTVMKCCFRCRKFDEGLEVFYEMKSKGYTFDAFAYCTVAGALAKRGRLKEANVCMEAISKSGVALDIVSYNTLMYICCKEGKFEAIYELLHKIEKEGLECDIYTHTILIDGLCKAGNIEGAKKHLQLMCSIGFHTNMVAFNSLLDAMYKSGHGKHAMELFKLMKMKDEFTYSSMVHNLCRERKFWSASRLLLSCLKNGMNILKSAERAVIRGIRDSGFRKVARKLHSKIRMKKFLH